One window from the genome of Mumia sp. ZJ1417 encodes:
- a CDS encoding Rv2175c family DNA-binding protein, translated as MADDTSGTETTAVRLDALIDDWLTWEEAAAELETTVSRIRQRIRERELLAVRSASSSRPRIPALLIADSAPLEGLRGTLVLLDDARFTDEEAAEWLFTADDTLPGRPVDALREGRGREVRRRAQALGF; from the coding sequence ATGGCAGACGACACCTCCGGCACCGAAACGACGGCTGTCCGGCTCGACGCGCTGATCGACGACTGGCTGACGTGGGAGGAGGCCGCCGCCGAGCTCGAGACGACGGTGAGCCGCATACGGCAGCGGATCCGCGAGAGGGAGCTCCTGGCCGTACGGTCGGCGTCCTCGTCGCGCCCGCGCATCCCCGCTCTGCTGATCGCCGACTCCGCCCCGCTCGAAGGCCTGCGCGGCACCCTGGTGCTGCTCGACGACGCACGCTTCACCGACGAGGAAGCGGCGGAGTGGCTGTTCACCGCCGACGACACCCTGCCGGGTCGACCGGTCGACGCGCTGCGTGAGGGGCGCGGACGCGAGGTCCGCAGGCGGGCGCAGGCCCTGGGCTTCTGA
- the metF gene encoding methylenetetrahydrofolate reductase [NAD(P)H] yields the protein MPTARRLSEDIAAPTASFSFEFFPPKSDAGERTLWTAIRELEPLRPTFVSVTYGAGGTTRDRTVRITERIATETTLRPVGHLTCVGQSRDDLRTVLGQYAAAGVRNILALRGDPVGGPGAPWTSHPDGLDHGDQLVSLVSGLGTFCVGAAAYPKGHREAPGLDADAEVVVSKARAGAEFAVTDFFFLADDYLGLVERVRARGCDIPIVPGIMPVTNLAQITRMAELSGHPVPASVVSRLEPWVDDPDGLRAEGTLIATELCNTLLEQGAPGLHFYTLNRSRATRQIYQNLAHAAVV from the coding sequence ATGCCGACCGCACGCCGTCTCAGCGAGGACATCGCCGCACCCACGGCGAGCTTCTCGTTCGAGTTCTTCCCCCCGAAGAGCGATGCTGGCGAGCGGACTCTGTGGACGGCGATCCGTGAGCTCGAGCCGCTGCGCCCGACCTTCGTCTCCGTGACGTACGGCGCGGGCGGCACGACGCGCGACCGCACGGTCCGCATCACCGAGCGCATCGCGACCGAGACGACGCTTCGCCCCGTCGGCCACCTCACCTGCGTCGGGCAGTCGCGCGACGACCTGCGGACGGTCCTGGGCCAGTACGCCGCGGCAGGCGTGCGCAACATCCTCGCGCTGCGCGGAGACCCGGTCGGCGGTCCCGGCGCACCGTGGACCTCCCATCCCGACGGCCTCGACCACGGCGACCAGCTCGTCTCCCTGGTCTCGGGTCTCGGCACGTTCTGCGTGGGCGCCGCCGCCTACCCCAAGGGTCACCGCGAGGCCCCCGGCCTCGATGCCGATGCCGAGGTCGTCGTCTCCAAGGCGCGCGCGGGTGCGGAGTTCGCGGTCACCGACTTCTTCTTCCTCGCCGACGACTACCTCGGGCTCGTCGAGCGGGTGCGGGCGCGCGGCTGCGACATCCCGATCGTGCCCGGCATCATGCCCGTCACCAACCTCGCCCAGATCACCCGCATGGCCGAGCTGTCCGGGCACCCCGTCCCCGCATCGGTGGTCTCGCGCCTCGAGCCGTGGGTCGACGACCCGGACGGCCTGCGGGCCGAGGGCACGCTGATCGCCACCGAGCTGTGCAACACCCTGCTCGAGCAGGGGGCGCCGGGGCTGCACTTCTACACCCTCAACCGCTCCCGCGCGACGCGGCAGATCTACCAGAACCTCGCTCACGCCGCCGTCGTGTGA
- a CDS encoding YbaK/EbsC family protein, whose product MHPRIQQVVDALAAHGVVDEVVRVLPDSARTAREAAHALGVEVGAIANSLVFASGGEPVLILTSGSHQVDTAVVAAAHGMEPLERADPAFVRASTGQVIGGVAPVGHPRPIRTFVDVALRDYDVVWAAAGHPHAVFATSYEQLVAITGGTPTEVS is encoded by the coding sequence ATGCATCCTCGGATCCAACAGGTCGTCGACGCGCTCGCCGCGCACGGAGTCGTCGATGAGGTCGTCCGCGTGCTCCCGGACTCCGCCCGTACGGCGCGTGAGGCGGCCCACGCACTCGGGGTCGAGGTCGGCGCGATCGCCAACAGTCTCGTCTTCGCCTCGGGCGGCGAGCCGGTGCTCATCCTCACGAGCGGGTCGCACCAGGTCGATACTGCCGTGGTCGCCGCCGCACACGGCATGGAGCCGCTGGAGCGGGCCGACCCCGCGTTCGTCCGCGCCTCGACCGGCCAGGTCATCGGCGGCGTCGCGCCGGTCGGGCACCCCCGTCCGATCCGGACCTTCGTGGACGTGGCGCTTCGCGACTACGACGTCGTGTGGGCGGCGGCGGGTCACCCGCACGCGGTGTTCGCGACCTCGTACGAGCAGCTGGTAGCGATCACCGGAGGGACGCCGACCGAGGTCAGCTGA
- a CDS encoding methyltransferase domain-containing protein has translation MSEPSSLPRTERPSDVVAATLAAIAETAGRPLRVVDLGGGTGGRAVDLARRGHDVLVVDRSADALAMLDQRASAAGVAARIDKVQADVSELGAHVADGEVDLVLCHGILEVVDDPAALLAAVARALRPGGHASILAAGRLRSVLARALAGDLVRARRLLALDAEGWDRTVDGPRRYVLVELVALIESEGLLVESADGVRVLADLVPRALVESEADRQALLSLEEAAAADHRLRELAGALHVIARA, from the coding sequence GTGAGTGAACCGTCATCGTTGCCCCGCACGGAACGTCCCAGCGACGTCGTGGCCGCGACGCTCGCCGCGATCGCGGAGACCGCCGGACGCCCTCTGCGGGTCGTCGACCTCGGTGGTGGGACCGGCGGGCGCGCCGTAGACCTGGCTAGGCGCGGCCACGACGTGCTGGTCGTCGATCGCAGCGCCGACGCCCTCGCGATGCTCGACCAGCGCGCGTCGGCTGCCGGCGTCGCCGCTCGGATCGACAAGGTGCAGGCGGACGTGTCCGAGCTCGGCGCGCACGTCGCGGACGGCGAGGTCGACCTCGTGCTCTGCCACGGGATCCTCGAGGTCGTCGACGACCCGGCAGCGTTGCTCGCCGCGGTGGCGCGGGCGCTGCGGCCGGGCGGGCACGCCAGCATCCTGGCCGCGGGCCGGCTCCGGTCCGTGCTGGCGCGAGCGCTGGCGGGCGACCTCGTACGGGCCCGACGGCTCCTTGCGCTCGACGCCGAGGGCTGGGACCGCACGGTCGACGGGCCCCGCCGCTACGTCTTGGTCGAGCTCGTCGCGCTCATCGAGTCCGAGGGGCTCCTCGTCGAGAGCGCCGACGGCGTGCGCGTGCTCGCCGACCTCGTCCCGAGGGCGCTCGTCGAGTCGGAGGCCGACCGTCAGGCACTGCTGTCGCTCGAAGAAGCCGCCGCCGCCGATCACCGGTTGCGAGAGCTCGCCGGCGCCCTGCACGTCATCGCCCGGGCGTGA
- a CDS encoding polyprenyl synthetase family protein produces MNDAAAFAVRVGEELEAFAALQRERLAPLGPRLFPFLDAAEASARGGKRLRATFCRAGWTVAGGSGDEAAVVRASAALEWLQASALVHDDVIDASLTRRGNPAAHAAFAIAHREQGWQGSPEAYGTGAAILLGDLLLSWSDEMFRTAGFAPEVVTRATPYLDACKTEVVAGQFLDLVGGAIGQSSVDEAMRVVRYKAAKYTVERPLHLGAALAGAPAQTLDALSAYALPVGEAFQLRDDVLGVFGDPEITGKPAGDDLREGKQTVLVAHAYERATLEQRATLDLGIGDPDLSPAAVDGLRDVIRDTGALRRLEDDIAALEDQAAAALALAPLAPYADELADLASRAVRRTA; encoded by the coding sequence GTGAACGACGCCGCCGCCTTCGCCGTCCGGGTCGGCGAGGAGCTCGAGGCGTTCGCCGCCCTCCAGCGCGAGCGCCTCGCCCCCCTCGGACCTCGCCTCTTCCCCTTCCTCGACGCCGCCGAGGCGTCCGCGCGCGGGGGCAAGCGCCTGCGCGCGACGTTCTGCCGAGCCGGTTGGACGGTCGCCGGCGGGAGCGGTGACGAGGCAGCGGTGGTCCGCGCGTCGGCAGCGTTGGAGTGGCTCCAGGCCAGCGCGCTGGTCCACGACGATGTGATCGACGCGTCGCTGACCCGCCGCGGCAATCCGGCCGCGCACGCCGCGTTCGCGATCGCCCACCGCGAGCAGGGCTGGCAGGGCTCCCCCGAGGCGTACGGCACCGGCGCGGCGATCCTGCTCGGCGACCTGCTCCTGTCGTGGTCGGACGAGATGTTCCGTACGGCCGGCTTCGCGCCCGAGGTCGTCACACGCGCCACCCCGTACCTCGACGCCTGCAAGACCGAGGTCGTCGCGGGCCAGTTCCTCGACCTCGTCGGCGGCGCGATCGGGCAGAGCTCGGTGGACGAGGCGATGCGTGTCGTGCGCTACAAGGCCGCGAAGTACACCGTCGAGCGACCGCTCCACCTCGGTGCTGCCCTCGCCGGCGCACCCGCGCAGACGCTTGACGCCCTCAGCGCGTACGCGCTCCCGGTCGGGGAGGCGTTCCAGCTGCGCGACGACGTCCTCGGCGTCTTCGGCGACCCCGAGATCACCGGCAAGCCCGCGGGCGACGACCTGCGCGAGGGCAAGCAGACGGTGCTCGTCGCCCACGCCTACGAGCGCGCGACGCTCGAGCAGCGCGCCACGCTCGATCTCGGGATCGGCGATCCCGACCTCTCCCCCGCCGCCGTCGACGGGCTGCGTGACGTCATCCGCGACACCGGTGCGCTGCGGCGGCTCGAGGACGACATCGCGGCACTCGAGGACCAGGCCGCGGCTGCGCTCGCCCTCGCACCGCTCGCCCCGTACGCGGACGAGCTCGCCGACCTCGCGTCGCGGGCCGTGCGACGGACGGCGTGA
- a CDS encoding MoxR family ATPase: MTTTPRREPPAPPGPDQTDELVAAAGRLAANIETVIVGKSEVVRTAVVVLLAGGHLLLEDVPGVGKTMLSKALARSIDGSMRRIQFTPDLLPSDVTGTSVWDPESRTFEFRPGAVFGNVVVGDEINRASPKTQSALLECMEERQVTVDSTSYPLEDPFMVVATQNPLEMEGTYPLPEAQRDRFMARVSMGYPSAEAEAAMLREHGGADPLSDLAPVTDVKQVADLVATVRTVHVAPAIEQYAVALTHATRSTSRLRLGASPRATLHLVRAARARAALDRRPYVLPDDVAALAEPVLAHRLLLSPDAVVAGWQASDVVREVLAEVRVPEPGR, encoded by the coding sequence GTGACGACGACACCTCGGCGAGAGCCGCCAGCTCCGCCCGGCCCCGACCAGACCGACGAGCTCGTCGCCGCCGCAGGACGGCTGGCGGCCAACATCGAGACCGTCATCGTCGGCAAGTCCGAGGTGGTCCGCACCGCCGTCGTCGTGCTCCTCGCAGGCGGGCACCTCCTCCTCGAGGACGTCCCCGGGGTCGGCAAGACGATGCTGAGCAAGGCGCTCGCCCGCTCGATCGACGGATCGATGCGCCGCATCCAGTTCACGCCCGACCTGCTCCCGAGCGATGTCACCGGCACCTCGGTGTGGGACCCGGAGTCGCGCACGTTCGAGTTCCGACCGGGTGCCGTCTTCGGCAACGTCGTCGTCGGAGACGAGATCAACCGCGCGTCGCCCAAGACGCAGTCCGCGCTGCTGGAGTGCATGGAAGAACGCCAGGTCACCGTCGACAGCACCTCGTACCCGCTCGAGGACCCGTTCATGGTGGTCGCCACCCAGAACCCCCTGGAGATGGAGGGCACCTACCCGCTCCCCGAGGCGCAGCGCGACCGCTTCATGGCGCGCGTCTCGATGGGCTACCCCTCGGCGGAGGCCGAGGCCGCGATGCTGCGCGAGCACGGCGGTGCCGACCCGCTGTCCGACCTCGCGCCGGTCACCGACGTCAAGCAGGTCGCCGATCTCGTCGCCACCGTCCGTACGGTGCACGTCGCACCCGCGATCGAGCAGTACGCGGTCGCGCTGACCCACGCCACCCGCTCCACCTCACGACTGCGCCTCGGCGCTTCACCGCGCGCCACGCTCCACCTCGTGCGCGCCGCACGGGCACGGGCTGCCCTCGACCGGCGCCCGTACGTGCTCCCCGACGACGTCGCGGCATTGGCCGAGCCCGTGCTCGCCCACCGTCTGCTCCTCTCCCCCGACGCCGTCGTCGCGGGATGGCAGGCGTCGGACGTCGTCCGCGAGGTCCTCGCCGAGGTCCGCGTTCCCGAGCCCGGTCGGTGA
- a CDS encoding L,D-transpeptidase family protein, whose translation MLRLTALVSSATLVLSSALVAVASAAPATAAPAAASTAAPTGVPASLARAKASKKDRFYRATTRPGDRDRSVTSIKHVRELQYRLRWAGVYGGAVNGTYTARTEKAVKKFQKRVGLKRTGVANTATWKRLIQKTVRGKSSIPKRCKSSGWHACYDRNRHQVVLYKNGTLWNSWLVRGGASSSKTRTGSFSVFFRSKSHVSSIYEAKMPYAQFFSGGQAFHASYLMMDPFVGHSHGCVNMYIPDAKQLWALTANKKLKVTVYGAWG comes from the coding sequence ATGCTCCGCCTCACCGCGCTCGTCAGCTCTGCCACTCTCGTGCTGTCCAGCGCCCTTGTCGCGGTCGCCTCGGCCGCCCCGGCGACCGCGGCGCCCGCTGCCGCCTCGACTGCTGCGCCCACGGGCGTGCCCGCGTCGCTCGCCCGCGCGAAGGCGTCGAAGAAGGACCGGTTCTACCGCGCCACGACGCGTCCGGGCGATCGTGACCGTTCGGTGACCTCGATCAAGCACGTGCGCGAGCTCCAGTACCGCCTGCGTTGGGCCGGCGTCTACGGCGGCGCGGTCAACGGGACCTACACGGCACGCACCGAGAAGGCCGTCAAGAAGTTCCAGAAGCGGGTCGGGCTCAAGCGCACCGGCGTGGCCAACACCGCGACGTGGAAGCGACTCATCCAGAAGACGGTCCGCGGCAAGTCCAGCATCCCGAAGCGCTGCAAGTCGTCCGGCTGGCACGCCTGCTACGACCGCAATCGGCACCAGGTGGTCCTCTACAAGAACGGCACCCTCTGGAACTCCTGGCTCGTCCGCGGCGGCGCGTCGTCGTCCAAGACGCGCACCGGCTCGTTCTCGGTCTTCTTCCGCAGCAAGAGCCACGTCAGCTCGATCTACGAGGCCAAGATGCCGTACGCCCAGTTCTTCTCCGGGGGCCAGGCCTTCCACGCGTCGTACCTGATGATGGATCCGTTCGTGGGGCACAGTCACGGCTGCGTCAACATGTACATCCCCGACGCCAAGCAGCTGTGGGCACTGACGGCCAACAAAAAGCTCAAGGTCACGGTCTACGGCGCCTGGGGCTGA
- a CDS encoding DUF58 domain-containing protein, which translates to MRATLSALTSRGRAFVAAGLTVLVGGLLLGLDVLVRIGVLALALPLVAVLVVARSRSTVSAFREVTPPRVPAGTDVEVALQVDGGGHGASGTLLLEDQLPDALGGRRRFSVVSRGSQWHCLVRYGVTPRRRGFHAIGPLTVRVGDPFGFLSVGRTFHATTPLVVTPTVHPLGRMWAGGVGAERGDHRVRLGAIGRPDDASVREYRTGDDLRRIHWRTTARTGELMVRREEEGRHADVTVFLDTRRDVHRPGKDGTFEWAVSAAASVAAHFSGNGWDVRLATDTTDSHDSAPDELGLILDELAAVRTSTRRTTALVPADVLASRGTVVAIVTGADPEALDHLDRCSTAAGRRLALVLDADGWLSRAGVGTGASADLATTARSRGWDAVAVGGGQSVGDAWRALAVIAAKDSVR; encoded by the coding sequence ATGCGCGCGACGCTCTCGGCGCTGACGTCCCGCGGCCGGGCGTTCGTCGCCGCGGGACTGACGGTCCTCGTCGGCGGCCTCCTCCTCGGGCTCGACGTCCTTGTCCGGATCGGGGTGCTCGCGCTCGCGCTGCCGCTCGTCGCCGTGCTCGTCGTCGCCCGCAGCCGCAGCACCGTCAGCGCCTTCCGAGAGGTCACGCCTCCCCGCGTCCCTGCCGGCACCGACGTGGAGGTCGCGCTCCAGGTCGACGGCGGTGGGCACGGCGCCTCGGGGACCCTGCTCCTCGAGGACCAGCTCCCCGACGCTCTCGGCGGTCGGCGCCGCTTCAGCGTCGTGAGCCGCGGCAGCCAGTGGCACTGCCTCGTCCGGTACGGCGTCACACCCCGGCGACGCGGCTTCCATGCGATCGGCCCGCTCACCGTACGTGTCGGCGACCCGTTCGGGTTCTTGTCGGTGGGCCGCACCTTCCACGCGACGACGCCGCTGGTCGTGACGCCGACGGTTCACCCGCTCGGCCGCATGTGGGCCGGTGGCGTCGGCGCCGAGCGCGGCGATCACCGTGTGCGCCTCGGCGCCATCGGCCGGCCGGACGACGCTTCTGTTCGCGAGTACCGCACGGGGGACGACCTGCGCCGGATCCACTGGCGGACCACCGCCCGTACGGGTGAGCTGATGGTCCGGCGCGAGGAGGAGGGGCGGCACGCCGACGTCACCGTCTTCCTCGACACCCGCCGCGACGTCCACCGACCGGGCAAGGACGGCACGTTCGAGTGGGCGGTCTCTGCCGCCGCCTCGGTCGCCGCCCACTTCTCCGGCAACGGCTGGGACGTCCGGCTCGCGACCGACACGACAGACTCCCACGACTCGGCCCCCGACGAGCTCGGCCTGATCCTCGACGAGCTCGCGGCCGTACGGACCTCCACCCGCCGCACCACCGCGCTCGTGCCCGCCGACGTCCTGGCCTCGCGAGGGACGGTCGTCGCAATCGTCACCGGTGCCGACCCCGAGGCGCTCGACCACCTCGACCGGTGCTCGACCGCGGCCGGACGCCGCCTCGCGCTGGTCCTCGACGCCGACGGCTGGCTGTCGCGCGCAGGCGTCGGCACCGGTGCGTCGGCCGACCTCGCCACGACCGCCCGTTCGCGCGGGTGGGACGCCGTCGCCGTCGGTGGCGGACAGAGTGTCGGCGACGCGTGGCGCGCGCTCGCCGTGATCGCGGCCAAGGACTCCGTCCGATGA
- a CDS encoding DUF3040 domain-containing protein has protein sequence MPLSEEEQRLLEQLEHALAAEDPRLASTLRGSKLRARARRIVVLAAIGFVAGVGLLMTGVIAASTPLGVLGFVLMVAGAYFFLTAWKSRDVDSPSDPRQAPPAHPGHGASRAPASESFMHRMEERWKRRRDSGA, from the coding sequence GTGCCGCTCTCAGAGGAAGAGCAGAGGTTGCTCGAGCAGTTGGAGCATGCCCTCGCTGCGGAGGACCCGAGGCTCGCGTCGACCTTGCGCGGCTCGAAGCTCCGGGCACGTGCACGCCGGATCGTCGTTCTCGCGGCGATCGGCTTCGTGGCCGGTGTCGGTCTGCTCATGACCGGCGTGATCGCCGCTTCGACGCCACTGGGCGTCCTCGGATTCGTCCTGATGGTCGCGGGCGCCTACTTCTTCCTCACTGCTTGGAAGTCGCGAGACGTCGACTCGCCCTCGGACCCGCGCCAGGCGCCGCCGGCACATCCGGGTCACGGAGCCAGCCGTGCTCCCGCTTCGGAGTCCTTCATGCACCGCATGGAGGAGCGCTGGAAGCGTCGCCGCGACTCCGGCGCCTGA
- a CDS encoding NAD(P)/FAD-dependent oxidoreductase → MADVVVVGGGFAGIAAAVRIAKLRHRVTLLEESERLGGQLVPYESAGWSFDHGWSEVTLPATVRDLFKKSGRPVDRVLDLVALPVARRHVLARDMVLDLPTGSRGAQTDTIDAVLGSGAGERWTRWLDAFDEVWEVLRRHALEQRLVGRTSFTRDQWRTLSPRTGLERAARRALRDPSLRAMVLDRHRLNGQQPRALPAFLGVYDLVERSFGRWRIDGGTTALLAALERRLEERRVDVRLSTRAHDVVGASAVTGVVTDGGTIRADVVVWAAPGPPGGRQECGALPLVPAARTYLGLGPHAPRLVQQTVVHGGTPVRILPSATHAGDGQAWTVEHVGAEDPLVSMRRLGIDVEDHVVHREDVSAVDLVRGGARFGWQWSGWPTAFAVPGVGPLRPGYLRVGVNAHPGPSTELVALGAAAAAETLRP, encoded by the coding sequence GTGGCTGACGTGGTCGTGGTCGGAGGTGGGTTCGCCGGCATCGCAGCGGCCGTACGCATCGCCAAGCTCCGGCACCGCGTGACCCTCCTGGAGGAGTCCGAACGGCTCGGTGGCCAGCTCGTCCCGTACGAAAGCGCCGGCTGGTCGTTCGACCACGGATGGTCGGAGGTCACGCTCCCGGCGACGGTGCGCGACCTCTTCAAAAAGTCGGGCCGCCCGGTGGACCGTGTGCTCGACCTGGTCGCCCTGCCGGTCGCGCGCCGCCACGTGCTGGCCCGCGACATGGTCCTCGACCTCCCTACCGGGAGCCGCGGCGCCCAGACCGACACGATCGACGCGGTCCTCGGCAGCGGAGCCGGCGAGCGATGGACCAGATGGCTCGACGCCTTCGACGAGGTCTGGGAGGTGCTGCGACGGCACGCCCTCGAGCAACGGCTGGTCGGGCGTACGTCCTTCACCCGTGACCAGTGGCGCACGCTGAGCCCTCGCACCGGGCTGGAGCGCGCCGCTCGGCGCGCACTGCGTGATCCGTCGTTGCGCGCGATGGTGCTCGACCGCCACCGCCTCAACGGCCAGCAGCCCCGCGCGCTCCCTGCGTTCCTCGGCGTGTACGACCTGGTGGAGCGCTCCTTCGGACGGTGGCGGATCGACGGTGGCACGACCGCGCTCCTCGCCGCGCTCGAGAGGCGGCTGGAGGAGCGGCGCGTCGACGTCCGCCTCTCCACACGCGCGCACGACGTCGTCGGCGCGAGCGCGGTGACCGGGGTCGTGACCGACGGCGGCACGATCCGCGCCGACGTCGTGGTGTGGGCGGCACCGGGGCCCCCCGGAGGCCGCCAGGAGTGCGGGGCCCTCCCGCTCGTGCCCGCGGCACGGACGTACCTCGGGCTCGGCCCGCACGCCCCACGGCTCGTGCAGCAGACCGTGGTGCACGGCGGTACGCCGGTGCGCATCCTGCCGAGCGCGACCCATGCCGGCGACGGTCAGGCCTGGACGGTCGAGCACGTCGGCGCCGAGGATCCCCTCGTCAGCATGCGACGGCTCGGGATTGACGTCGAGGACCACGTCGTGCACCGCGAGGACGTCAGCGCGGTCGACCTTGTCCGCGGGGGTGCGCGATTCGGGTGGCAGTGGTCGGGCTGGCCTACGGCGTTCGCGGTGCCCGGAGTCGGCCCGCTGCGTCCGGGCTACCTGCGCGTCGGAGTCAACGCGCACCCGGGACCATCCACGGAGCTGGTCGCCCTCGGTGCAGCGGCCGCCGCCGAGACGCTCCGCCCGTGA
- a CDS encoding DUF3488 and transglutaminase-like domain-containing protein, with the protein MSAARAAHAAWTGLWVWLLAVAVGAGFAPLVVDGSFLAEGALGAAAVVLTGVLLRAVATPRALVVTGQAAVAVGWLTAAYGAGTGIAGLVPTGRTVEQARAIGEATYTHAQRYAAPVPDAPALDATLATLIIVVALVIDVMASELRWTPALGLVLLAVLMIPATLLGGEVQPWAFVLGATAYAALLAVTRRDDTTYWGPRMVGTTDATTSTLAPTALARVGASLPAAGITVAAVAIAMLVPALTPAASQNLFGGGSSGSGGNGTGLDNPVLDMRRNLRGQSHEVLLTMQELEGSPRPRYVRLASLQSVGARGWTLGDRVGAGQELDDDLPAIPGLNVGVGRRDARYSVAVSPGFETRWLPLVYAPSAITLSDPEGVEINRSMLDVSRIARLGSFAGETYAFDAVLARPTESDMRTAPASTLTMSSFVDLPSGTPEVVAERAEEVTEGADNAFDRAVALQRWFREDGGFEYSLDQRAGSGMGTIEDFLTDDRVGYCEQFSTAMAMMARSLGIPARVSIGFLSGEPGRAAGSWVFRGTDMHAWPELYFAGIGWVAFEPTPGGSGYAAPSFAEGDQSAPTEPESSLAPTTAPTNAPNASQGRETGPASQDGAGDASSRMVLLVVVGVVLLLLLAAPAVVRTTRRHRRLHAGGGETTVEDAWAEVRDTATDLGLGWTDGASPRATVAPLRARLRDDPDIRGALDTLVDAVERSRYAPAYEPVDLADVVSRLRTAMADTTSRGQHLLAAVLPRSVLAVRDQRGTAREADEVLSLRE; encoded by the coding sequence ATGAGCGCCGCACGTGCCGCGCACGCGGCCTGGACGGGTCTGTGGGTGTGGCTGCTCGCCGTCGCCGTCGGTGCCGGATTCGCTCCCCTGGTCGTGGACGGGTCCTTCCTCGCCGAGGGCGCGCTCGGTGCCGCCGCCGTCGTCCTCACCGGGGTCCTGCTGCGCGCCGTCGCCACTCCCCGCGCCCTCGTCGTCACCGGCCAGGCCGCGGTCGCCGTGGGCTGGCTCACCGCCGCGTACGGCGCGGGCACCGGCATCGCCGGCCTCGTCCCGACCGGTCGGACCGTCGAGCAGGCCCGGGCGATCGGCGAGGCGACCTACACGCACGCCCAGCGGTACGCCGCGCCCGTCCCCGACGCGCCGGCGCTCGACGCCACTCTCGCCACGCTGATCATCGTCGTCGCACTGGTGATCGACGTGATGGCCTCGGAGCTGCGCTGGACCCCCGCGCTCGGACTCGTGCTGCTCGCCGTCCTCATGATCCCGGCGACGCTGCTCGGCGGCGAGGTGCAGCCCTGGGCGTTCGTCCTCGGAGCGACGGCGTACGCGGCCCTGCTCGCCGTGACGCGGCGCGACGACACCACGTACTGGGGGCCACGGATGGTCGGGACCACCGACGCCACGACAAGCACGCTTGCCCCCACCGCGCTCGCCCGAGTGGGGGCCTCGCTGCCCGCGGCGGGCATCACCGTCGCGGCCGTCGCGATCGCGATGCTCGTCCCGGCGCTGACGCCCGCAGCGTCCCAGAACCTGTTCGGTGGGGGCAGCAGCGGCTCCGGCGGCAACGGAACGGGCCTGGACAACCCCGTTCTCGACATGCGGCGCAACCTGCGCGGACAGAGCCATGAGGTGCTGCTCACGATGCAGGAGCTCGAAGGCTCTCCGCGGCCCCGCTACGTCCGGCTGGCCTCGCTCCAGTCGGTCGGCGCGCGCGGATGGACCCTCGGCGACCGGGTCGGCGCCGGTCAGGAGCTCGACGACGACCTTCCCGCCATCCCTGGCCTCAATGTCGGCGTGGGCCGGCGAGACGCCCGCTACTCCGTCGCGGTCTCGCCCGGGTTCGAGACCCGCTGGCTCCCTCTCGTCTACGCACCGAGCGCGATCACGCTCTCCGATCCCGAGGGCGTCGAGATCAACCGGAGCATGCTGGACGTCAGCCGCATCGCGCGGCTGGGGAGCTTCGCCGGCGAGACCTATGCGTTCGACGCGGTGCTCGCCCGACCCACTGAGAGCGACATGCGGACCGCACCGGCGTCGACCCTGACGATGTCCTCGTTCGTGGACCTCCCGAGCGGGACACCCGAGGTCGTCGCCGAGCGTGCGGAGGAGGTCACCGAGGGTGCCGACAACGCGTTCGACCGCGCAGTCGCCCTCCAGCGGTGGTTCCGCGAGGACGGTGGCTTCGAGTACTCCCTCGACCAGCGGGCCGGGTCCGGGATGGGGACGATCGAGGACTTCCTCACCGACGACCGGGTCGGCTACTGCGAGCAATTCTCGACCGCGATGGCGATGATGGCCCGCTCGCTCGGGATCCCCGCCCGCGTCTCGATCGGTTTCCTCTCCGGCGAGCCCGGCCGCGCCGCCGGCTCGTGGGTGTTCCGCGGGACCGACATGCACGCCTGGCCAGAGCTGTACTTCGCGGGGATCGGATGGGTGGCCTTCGAGCCCACTCCAGGCGGCAGCGGCTATGCGGCGCCGTCGTTCGCGGAGGGTGACCAGTCGGCCCCCACGGAGCCCGAGTCGTCGCTCGCACCGACCACGGCGCCGACGAACGCCCCCAACGCTTCGCAGGGTCGTGAAACCGGACCGGCATCCCAGGACGGTGCGGGCGACGCCTCGTCACGGATGGTGCTGCTCGTCGTCGTCGGCGTGGTGCTCCTGCTCCTTCTCGCCGCGCCTGCCGTCGTCCGCACCACCCGGCGTCACCGTCGCCTCCACGCAGGCGGCGGCGAGACGACGGTCGAGGACGCATGGGCGGAGGTCCGCGACACGGCGACCGATCTCGGCCTCGGCTGGACCGACGGCGCCTCACCACGCGCGACGGTTGCTCCGCTGCGCGCGCGGCTGCGCGACGACCCCGACATCCGTGGCGCGCTCGACACGCTGGTCGATGCCGTGGAGCGCAGCCGCTATGCCCCTGCGTACGAGCCCGTCGACCTCGCCGACGTGGTCAGCCGGCTGCGGACGGCAATGGCCGACACCACGTCACGAGGCCAGCACCTGCTCGCGGCCGTGCTCCCGAGATCGGTGCTCGCCGTCCGCGACCAGCGCGGGACGGCACGCGAGGCGGACGAGGTGCTGTCGTTGAGGGAGTGA